One region of Juglans microcarpa x Juglans regia isolate MS1-56 chromosome 7S, Jm3101_v1.0, whole genome shotgun sequence genomic DNA includes:
- the LOC121241041 gene encoding neutral/alkaline invertase 3, chloroplastic-like isoform X3, with product MGTSEAVLQVLSGAGPRVFGSDPCFSPSDSTCSLNLHLKCSRRRASRCFEFLKCSSMLQYGDRRLSSGFFGNTKVDPSWLQNCKCQKAESVSGVTTEDGNGTWFVDNAKMLDPIDTMVNASNVLEFQDLQQLKRENEGLTSNGTNGAVRDTFDNISVDSIEDEAWELLRESMVYYCGSPIGTIAAKDPTSSSTLNYDHVFIRDFIPSGIAFLLKGEYDIVRNFILHTLQLQSWEKTMDCHSPGQGLMPASFKVRTVPLDGDDSATEEVLDPDFGEAAIGRVAPVDSGLWWIILLRAYGKCSGDLSVQERVDVQTGIKMILRLCLADGFDMFPTLLVTDGSCMIDRRMGIHGHPLEIQALFYSALLCAREMLAPEDGSADLLRALNNRLVALSFHIREYYWIDSRKLNEIYRYKTEEYSYDAVNKFNIYPDQIPPWLVEWIPNKGGYLIGNLQPAHMDFRFFSLGNLWSVVSSLATLDQSHAILDLIEAKWVDLVADMPLKICYPALEGQEWQIITGSDPKNTAWSYHNAGSWPTLLWQSGYLCSSQLHA from the exons ATGGGCACTTCTGAAGCAGTTCTGCAGGTTCTGTCTGGGGCTGGACCTCGAGTTTTTGGTAGTGATCCATGTTTTAGCCCATCGGATTCAACATGTTCTCTTAATCTTCATTTAAAATGTTCGAGGAGAAGAGCCTCAAGGTGCTTTGAATTTCTCAAGTGTTCAAGTATGCTACAGTATGGAGATCGAAGGTTAAGCAGTGGATTTTTTGGAAATACAAAAGTTGACCCCTCTTGGCTTCAGAATTGCAAATGCCAAAAAGCTGAGAGTGTAAGTGGGGTAACCACTGAAGATGGAAATGGTACATGGTTTGTGGATAACGCAAAAATGTTAGATCCTATAGACACTATGGTGAATGCATCAAATGTTCTGGAGTTTCAGGATCTTCAACAGTTGAAAAGGGAAAATGAGGGTTTGACATCTAATGGCACAAATGGAGCAGTCAGAGATACCTTTGACAATATTAGTGTTGACTCCATTGAGGATGAAGCATGGGAATTACTCCGAGAGTCGATGGTTTATTATTGTGGTAGTCCTATTGGAACAATTGCTGCGAAAGACCCAACTAGTTCCAGTACATTGAATTATGATCACGTTTTCATTCGAGATTTCATACCTTCTGGTATAGCTTTCTTATTGAAGGGGGAGTATGATATTGTTCGGAACTTCATCCTTCATACACTTCAGTTGCAG AGCTGGGAGAAAACAATGGATTGTCACAGCCCTGGTCAAGGATTAATGCCTGCTAGCTTCAAGGTGCGCACAGTTCCCCTGGATGGTGATGATTCTGCCACAGAAGAGGTACTGGATCCTGACTTTGGAGAGGCAGCAATTGGCCGTGTTGCACCAGTTGATTCTG GATTATGGTGGATTATTTTATTACGTGCCTATGGAAAATGCTCTGGGGACCTTTCTGTTCAGGAGAGAGTTGATGTGCAAACAGGAATTAAAATGATTCTAAGGCTATGTCTTGCTGATGGTTTTGATATGTTTCCTACATTATTAGTGACAGATGGTTCCTGCATGATAGATCGCCGAATGGGAATTCATGGCCACCCTTTAGAAATACAG GCACTGTTTTATTCAGCATTACTTTGTGCACGTGAAATGCTTGCTCCAGAGGATGGATCGGCTGATCTTCTACGGGCACTGAACAATCGTCTGGTAGCTCTGTCATTCCACATCAGAGAGTATTATTGGATTGATTCGAGAAAGCTAAATGAGATTTACCGTTATAAGACTGAGGAGTACTCATATGATGCAGTTAATAAGTTCAATATATACCCCGATCAGATTCCGCCTTGGCTGGTGGAATGGATACCCAATAAAGGTGGCTATCTAATCGGAAATTTGCAACCAGCTCACATGGATTTTCGATTTTTTTCTCTAGGAAACTTGTGGTCTGTTGTAAGTAGTCTTGCAACTTTGGATCAGTCACATGCCATATTGGATCTCATTGAAGCCAAATGGGTTGACTTGGTGGCAGATATGCCATTAAAGATATGTTATCCTGCTCTTGAAGGTCAGGAGTGGCAGATTATCACAGGAAGTGATCCTAAGAACAC CGCTTGGTCCTACCACAATGCAGGTTCTTGGCCAACTCTGCTCTGGCAG TCTGGATATCTTTGCAGCTCACAGTTGCATGCATAA
- the LOC121241041 gene encoding neutral/alkaline invertase 3, chloroplastic-like isoform X8, with product MGTSEAVLQVLSGAGPRVFGSDPCFSPSDSTCSLNLHLKCSRRRASRCFEFLKCSSMLQYGDRRLSSGFFGNTKVDPSWLQNCKCQKAESVSGVTTEDGNGTWFVDNAKMLDPIDTMVNASNVLEFQDLQQLKRENEGLTSNGTNGAVRDTFDNISVDSIEDEAWELLRESMVYYCGSPIGTIAAKDPTSSSTLNYDHVFIRDFIPSGIAFLLKGEYDIVRNFILHTLQLQSWEKTMDCHSPGQGLMPASFKVRTVPLDGDDSATEEVLDPDFGEAAIGRVAPVDSGLWWIILLRAYGKCSGDLSVQERVDVQTGIKMILRLCLADGFDMFPTLLVTDGSCMIDRRMGIHGHPLEIQALFYSALLCAREMLAPEDGSADLLRALNNRLRLVLPQCRFLANSALAVWISLQLTVACIKTNRPEIAARAVEIAEKRISRDNWPEYYDTKRGRFIGKQARLFQTWSIAGYLVAKILLADPSKAKILITEEDSELVNAFLSANPRRKRGRKNLKQTYII from the exons ATGGGCACTTCTGAAGCAGTTCTGCAGGTTCTGTCTGGGGCTGGACCTCGAGTTTTTGGTAGTGATCCATGTTTTAGCCCATCGGATTCAACATGTTCTCTTAATCTTCATTTAAAATGTTCGAGGAGAAGAGCCTCAAGGTGCTTTGAATTTCTCAAGTGTTCAAGTATGCTACAGTATGGAGATCGAAGGTTAAGCAGTGGATTTTTTGGAAATACAAAAGTTGACCCCTCTTGGCTTCAGAATTGCAAATGCCAAAAAGCTGAGAGTGTAAGTGGGGTAACCACTGAAGATGGAAATGGTACATGGTTTGTGGATAACGCAAAAATGTTAGATCCTATAGACACTATGGTGAATGCATCAAATGTTCTGGAGTTTCAGGATCTTCAACAGTTGAAAAGGGAAAATGAGGGTTTGACATCTAATGGCACAAATGGAGCAGTCAGAGATACCTTTGACAATATTAGTGTTGACTCCATTGAGGATGAAGCATGGGAATTACTCCGAGAGTCGATGGTTTATTATTGTGGTAGTCCTATTGGAACAATTGCTGCGAAAGACCCAACTAGTTCCAGTACATTGAATTATGATCACGTTTTCATTCGAGATTTCATACCTTCTGGTATAGCTTTCTTATTGAAGGGGGAGTATGATATTGTTCGGAACTTCATCCTTCATACACTTCAGTTGCAG AGCTGGGAGAAAACAATGGATTGTCACAGCCCTGGTCAAGGATTAATGCCTGCTAGCTTCAAGGTGCGCACAGTTCCCCTGGATGGTGATGATTCTGCCACAGAAGAGGTACTGGATCCTGACTTTGGAGAGGCAGCAATTGGCCGTGTTGCACCAGTTGATTCTG GATTATGGTGGATTATTTTATTACGTGCCTATGGAAAATGCTCTGGGGACCTTTCTGTTCAGGAGAGAGTTGATGTGCAAACAGGAATTAAAATGATTCTAAGGCTATGTCTTGCTGATGGTTTTGATATGTTTCCTACATTATTAGTGACAGATGGTTCCTGCATGATAGATCGCCGAATGGGAATTCATGGCCACCCTTTAGAAATACAG GCACTGTTTTATTCAGCATTACTTTGTGCACGTGAAATGCTTGCTCCAGAGGATGGATCGGCTGATCTTCTACGGGCACTGAACAATCGTCTG CGCTTGGTCCTACCACAATGCAGGTTCTTGGCCAACTCTGCTCTGGCAG TCTGGATATCTTTGCAGCTCACAGTTGCATGCATAAAGACGAATAGACCAGAAATTGCTGCGAGAGCTGTTGAAATTGCTGAGAAACGCATATCACGAGACAACTGGCCTGAATATTATGACACCAAAAGAGGAAGGTTTATCGGAAAACAAGCACGCCTGTTCCAAACCTGGTCAATTGCAGGATACCTTGTGGCAAAGATCCTGCTTGCAGACCCAAGTAAAGCCAAGATTCTGATTACAGAAGAGGATTCTGAACTTGTCAATGCCTTCCTCAGTGCCAACCCAAGAAGAAAGCGCGGTCGGAAGAATTTGAAACAGACTTATATAATATGA
- the LOC121241041 gene encoding neutral/alkaline invertase 3, chloroplastic-like isoform X6, producing the protein MGTSEAVLQVLSGAGPRVFGSDPCFSPSDSTCSLNLHLKCSRRRASRCFEFLKCSSMLQYGDRRLSSGFFGNTKVDPSWLQNCKCQKAESVSGVTTEDGNGTWFVDNAKMLDPIDTMVNASNVLEFQDLQQLKRENEGLTSNGTNGAVRDTFDNISVDSIEDEAWELLRESMVYYCGSPIGTIAAKDPTSSSTLNYDHVFIRDFIPSGIAFLLKGEYDIVRNFILHTLQLQSWEKTMDCHSPGQGLMPASFKVRTVPLDGDDSATEEVLDPDFGEAAIGRVAPVDSGLWWIILLRAYGKCSGDLSVQERVDVQTGIKMILRLCLADGFDMFPTLLVTDGSCMIDRRMGIHGHPLEIQALFYSALLCAREMLAPEDGSADLLRALNNRLVALSFHIREYYWIDSRKLNEIYRYKTEEYSYDAVNKFNIYPDQIPPWLVEWIPNKGGYLIGNLQPAHMDFRFFSLGNLWSVVSSLATLDQSHAILDLIEAKWVDLVADMPLKICYPALEALGPTTMQVLGQLCSGSLDIFAAHSCMHKDE; encoded by the exons ATGGGCACTTCTGAAGCAGTTCTGCAGGTTCTGTCTGGGGCTGGACCTCGAGTTTTTGGTAGTGATCCATGTTTTAGCCCATCGGATTCAACATGTTCTCTTAATCTTCATTTAAAATGTTCGAGGAGAAGAGCCTCAAGGTGCTTTGAATTTCTCAAGTGTTCAAGTATGCTACAGTATGGAGATCGAAGGTTAAGCAGTGGATTTTTTGGAAATACAAAAGTTGACCCCTCTTGGCTTCAGAATTGCAAATGCCAAAAAGCTGAGAGTGTAAGTGGGGTAACCACTGAAGATGGAAATGGTACATGGTTTGTGGATAACGCAAAAATGTTAGATCCTATAGACACTATGGTGAATGCATCAAATGTTCTGGAGTTTCAGGATCTTCAACAGTTGAAAAGGGAAAATGAGGGTTTGACATCTAATGGCACAAATGGAGCAGTCAGAGATACCTTTGACAATATTAGTGTTGACTCCATTGAGGATGAAGCATGGGAATTACTCCGAGAGTCGATGGTTTATTATTGTGGTAGTCCTATTGGAACAATTGCTGCGAAAGACCCAACTAGTTCCAGTACATTGAATTATGATCACGTTTTCATTCGAGATTTCATACCTTCTGGTATAGCTTTCTTATTGAAGGGGGAGTATGATATTGTTCGGAACTTCATCCTTCATACACTTCAGTTGCAG AGCTGGGAGAAAACAATGGATTGTCACAGCCCTGGTCAAGGATTAATGCCTGCTAGCTTCAAGGTGCGCACAGTTCCCCTGGATGGTGATGATTCTGCCACAGAAGAGGTACTGGATCCTGACTTTGGAGAGGCAGCAATTGGCCGTGTTGCACCAGTTGATTCTG GATTATGGTGGATTATTTTATTACGTGCCTATGGAAAATGCTCTGGGGACCTTTCTGTTCAGGAGAGAGTTGATGTGCAAACAGGAATTAAAATGATTCTAAGGCTATGTCTTGCTGATGGTTTTGATATGTTTCCTACATTATTAGTGACAGATGGTTCCTGCATGATAGATCGCCGAATGGGAATTCATGGCCACCCTTTAGAAATACAG GCACTGTTTTATTCAGCATTACTTTGTGCACGTGAAATGCTTGCTCCAGAGGATGGATCGGCTGATCTTCTACGGGCACTGAACAATCGTCTGGTAGCTCTGTCATTCCACATCAGAGAGTATTATTGGATTGATTCGAGAAAGCTAAATGAGATTTACCGTTATAAGACTGAGGAGTACTCATATGATGCAGTTAATAAGTTCAATATATACCCCGATCAGATTCCGCCTTGGCTGGTGGAATGGATACCCAATAAAGGTGGCTATCTAATCGGAAATTTGCAACCAGCTCACATGGATTTTCGATTTTTTTCTCTAGGAAACTTGTGGTCTGTTGTAAGTAGTCTTGCAACTTTGGATCAGTCACATGCCATATTGGATCTCATTGAAGCCAAATGGGTTGACTTGGTGGCAGATATGCCATTAAAGATATGTTATCCTGCTCTTGAAG CGCTTGGTCCTACCACAATGCAGGTTCTTGGCCAACTCTGCTCTGGCAG TCTGGATATCTTTGCAGCTCACAGTTGCATGCATAAAGACGAATAG
- the LOC121241041 gene encoding neutral/alkaline invertase 3, chloroplastic-like isoform X5, whose amino-acid sequence MGTSEAVLQVLSGAGPRVFGSDPCFSPSDSTCSLNLHLKCSRRRASRCFEFLKCSSMLQYGDRRLSSGFFGNTKVDPSWLQNCKCQKAESVSGVTTEDGNGTWFVDNAKMLDPIDTMVNASNVLEFQDLQQLKRENEGLTSNGTNGAVRDTFDNISVDSIEDEAWELLRESMVYYCGSPIGTIAAKDPTSSSTLNYDHVFIRDFIPSGIAFLLKGEYDIVRNFILHTLQLQSWEKTMDCHSPGQGLMPASFKVRTVPLDGDDSATEEVLDPDFGEAAIGRVAPVDSGLWWIILLRAYGKCSGDLSVQERVDVQTGIKMILRLCLADGFDMFPTLLVTDGSCMIDRRMGIHGHPLEIQALFYSALLCAREMLAPEDGSADLLRALNNRLVALSFHIREYYWIDSRKLNEIYRYKTEEYSYDAVNKFNIYPDQIPPWLVEWIPNKGGYLIGNLQPAHMDFRFFSLGNLWSVVSSLATLDQSHAILDLIEAKWVDLVADMPLKICYPALEGQEWQIITGSDPKNTAWSYHNAGSWPTLLWQVSSGGIN is encoded by the exons ATGGGCACTTCTGAAGCAGTTCTGCAGGTTCTGTCTGGGGCTGGACCTCGAGTTTTTGGTAGTGATCCATGTTTTAGCCCATCGGATTCAACATGTTCTCTTAATCTTCATTTAAAATGTTCGAGGAGAAGAGCCTCAAGGTGCTTTGAATTTCTCAAGTGTTCAAGTATGCTACAGTATGGAGATCGAAGGTTAAGCAGTGGATTTTTTGGAAATACAAAAGTTGACCCCTCTTGGCTTCAGAATTGCAAATGCCAAAAAGCTGAGAGTGTAAGTGGGGTAACCACTGAAGATGGAAATGGTACATGGTTTGTGGATAACGCAAAAATGTTAGATCCTATAGACACTATGGTGAATGCATCAAATGTTCTGGAGTTTCAGGATCTTCAACAGTTGAAAAGGGAAAATGAGGGTTTGACATCTAATGGCACAAATGGAGCAGTCAGAGATACCTTTGACAATATTAGTGTTGACTCCATTGAGGATGAAGCATGGGAATTACTCCGAGAGTCGATGGTTTATTATTGTGGTAGTCCTATTGGAACAATTGCTGCGAAAGACCCAACTAGTTCCAGTACATTGAATTATGATCACGTTTTCATTCGAGATTTCATACCTTCTGGTATAGCTTTCTTATTGAAGGGGGAGTATGATATTGTTCGGAACTTCATCCTTCATACACTTCAGTTGCAG AGCTGGGAGAAAACAATGGATTGTCACAGCCCTGGTCAAGGATTAATGCCTGCTAGCTTCAAGGTGCGCACAGTTCCCCTGGATGGTGATGATTCTGCCACAGAAGAGGTACTGGATCCTGACTTTGGAGAGGCAGCAATTGGCCGTGTTGCACCAGTTGATTCTG GATTATGGTGGATTATTTTATTACGTGCCTATGGAAAATGCTCTGGGGACCTTTCTGTTCAGGAGAGAGTTGATGTGCAAACAGGAATTAAAATGATTCTAAGGCTATGTCTTGCTGATGGTTTTGATATGTTTCCTACATTATTAGTGACAGATGGTTCCTGCATGATAGATCGCCGAATGGGAATTCATGGCCACCCTTTAGAAATACAG GCACTGTTTTATTCAGCATTACTTTGTGCACGTGAAATGCTTGCTCCAGAGGATGGATCGGCTGATCTTCTACGGGCACTGAACAATCGTCTGGTAGCTCTGTCATTCCACATCAGAGAGTATTATTGGATTGATTCGAGAAAGCTAAATGAGATTTACCGTTATAAGACTGAGGAGTACTCATATGATGCAGTTAATAAGTTCAATATATACCCCGATCAGATTCCGCCTTGGCTGGTGGAATGGATACCCAATAAAGGTGGCTATCTAATCGGAAATTTGCAACCAGCTCACATGGATTTTCGATTTTTTTCTCTAGGAAACTTGTGGTCTGTTGTAAGTAGTCTTGCAACTTTGGATCAGTCACATGCCATATTGGATCTCATTGAAGCCAAATGGGTTGACTTGGTGGCAGATATGCCATTAAAGATATGTTATCCTGCTCTTGAAGGTCAGGAGTGGCAGATTATCACAGGAAGTGATCCTAAGAACAC CGCTTGGTCCTACCACAATGCAGGTTCTTGGCCAACTCTGCTCTGGCAGGTTAGTTCTGGTGGTATTAATTAG
- the LOC121241041 gene encoding neutral/alkaline invertase 3, chloroplastic-like isoform X1: protein MGTSEAVLQVLSGAGPRVFGSDPCFSPSDSTCSLNLHLKCSRRRASRCFEFLKCSSMLQYGDRRLSSGFFGNTKVDPSWLQNCKCQKAESVSGVTTEDGNGTWFVDNAKMLDPIDTMVNASNVLEFQDLQQLKRENEGLTSNGTNGAVRDTFDNISVDSIEDEAWELLRESMVYYCGSPIGTIAAKDPTSSSTLNYDHVFIRDFIPSGIAFLLKGEYDIVRNFILHTLQLQSWEKTMDCHSPGQGLMPASFKVRTVPLDGDDSATEEVLDPDFGEAAIGRVAPVDSGLWWIILLRAYGKCSGDLSVQERVDVQTGIKMILRLCLADGFDMFPTLLVTDGSCMIDRRMGIHGHPLEIQALFYSALLCAREMLAPEDGSADLLRALNNRLVALSFHIREYYWIDSRKLNEIYRYKTEEYSYDAVNKFNIYPDQIPPWLVEWIPNKGGYLIGNLQPAHMDFRFFSLGNLWSVVSSLATLDQSHAILDLIEAKWVDLVADMPLKICYPALEGQEWQIITGSDPKNTAWSYHNAGSWPTLLWQLTVACIKTNRPEIAARAVEIAEKRISRDNWPEYYDTKRGRFIGKQARLFQTWSIAGYLVAKILLADPSKAKILITEEDSELVNAFLSANPRRKRGRKNLKQTYII, encoded by the exons ATGGGCACTTCTGAAGCAGTTCTGCAGGTTCTGTCTGGGGCTGGACCTCGAGTTTTTGGTAGTGATCCATGTTTTAGCCCATCGGATTCAACATGTTCTCTTAATCTTCATTTAAAATGTTCGAGGAGAAGAGCCTCAAGGTGCTTTGAATTTCTCAAGTGTTCAAGTATGCTACAGTATGGAGATCGAAGGTTAAGCAGTGGATTTTTTGGAAATACAAAAGTTGACCCCTCTTGGCTTCAGAATTGCAAATGCCAAAAAGCTGAGAGTGTAAGTGGGGTAACCACTGAAGATGGAAATGGTACATGGTTTGTGGATAACGCAAAAATGTTAGATCCTATAGACACTATGGTGAATGCATCAAATGTTCTGGAGTTTCAGGATCTTCAACAGTTGAAAAGGGAAAATGAGGGTTTGACATCTAATGGCACAAATGGAGCAGTCAGAGATACCTTTGACAATATTAGTGTTGACTCCATTGAGGATGAAGCATGGGAATTACTCCGAGAGTCGATGGTTTATTATTGTGGTAGTCCTATTGGAACAATTGCTGCGAAAGACCCAACTAGTTCCAGTACATTGAATTATGATCACGTTTTCATTCGAGATTTCATACCTTCTGGTATAGCTTTCTTATTGAAGGGGGAGTATGATATTGTTCGGAACTTCATCCTTCATACACTTCAGTTGCAG AGCTGGGAGAAAACAATGGATTGTCACAGCCCTGGTCAAGGATTAATGCCTGCTAGCTTCAAGGTGCGCACAGTTCCCCTGGATGGTGATGATTCTGCCACAGAAGAGGTACTGGATCCTGACTTTGGAGAGGCAGCAATTGGCCGTGTTGCACCAGTTGATTCTG GATTATGGTGGATTATTTTATTACGTGCCTATGGAAAATGCTCTGGGGACCTTTCTGTTCAGGAGAGAGTTGATGTGCAAACAGGAATTAAAATGATTCTAAGGCTATGTCTTGCTGATGGTTTTGATATGTTTCCTACATTATTAGTGACAGATGGTTCCTGCATGATAGATCGCCGAATGGGAATTCATGGCCACCCTTTAGAAATACAG GCACTGTTTTATTCAGCATTACTTTGTGCACGTGAAATGCTTGCTCCAGAGGATGGATCGGCTGATCTTCTACGGGCACTGAACAATCGTCTGGTAGCTCTGTCATTCCACATCAGAGAGTATTATTGGATTGATTCGAGAAAGCTAAATGAGATTTACCGTTATAAGACTGAGGAGTACTCATATGATGCAGTTAATAAGTTCAATATATACCCCGATCAGATTCCGCCTTGGCTGGTGGAATGGATACCCAATAAAGGTGGCTATCTAATCGGAAATTTGCAACCAGCTCACATGGATTTTCGATTTTTTTCTCTAGGAAACTTGTGGTCTGTTGTAAGTAGTCTTGCAACTTTGGATCAGTCACATGCCATATTGGATCTCATTGAAGCCAAATGGGTTGACTTGGTGGCAGATATGCCATTAAAGATATGTTATCCTGCTCTTGAAGGTCAGGAGTGGCAGATTATCACAGGAAGTGATCCTAAGAACAC CGCTTGGTCCTACCACAATGCAGGTTCTTGGCCAACTCTGCTCTGGCAG CTCACAGTTGCATGCATAAAGACGAATAGACCAGAAATTGCTGCGAGAGCTGTTGAAATTGCTGAGAAACGCATATCACGAGACAACTGGCCTGAATATTATGACACCAAAAGAGGAAGGTTTATCGGAAAACAAGCACGCCTGTTCCAAACCTGGTCAATTGCAGGATACCTTGTGGCAAAGATCCTGCTTGCAGACCCAAGTAAAGCCAAGATTCTGATTACAGAAGAGGATTCTGAACTTGTCAATGCCTTCCTCAGTGCCAACCCAAGAAGAAAGCGCGGTCGGAAGAATTTGAAACAGACTTATATAATATGA
- the LOC121241041 gene encoding neutral/alkaline invertase 3, chloroplastic-like isoform X4: MGTSEAVLQVLSGAGPRVFGSDPCFSPSDSTCSLNLHLKCSRRRASRCFEFLKCSSMLQYGDRRLSSGFFGNTKVDPSWLQNCKCQKAESVSGVTTEDGNGTWFVDNAKMLDPIDTMVNASNVLEFQDLQQLKRENEGLTSNGTNGAVRDTFDNISVDSIEDEAWELLRESMVYYCGSPIGTIAAKDPTSSSTLNYDHVFIRDFIPSGIAFLLKGEYDIVRNFILHTLQLQSWEKTMDCHSPGQGLMPASFKVRTVPLDGDDSATEEVLDPDFGEAAIGRVAPVDSGLWWIILLRAYGKCSGDLSVQERVDVQTGIKMILRLCLADGFDMFPTLLVTDGSCMIDRRMGIHGHPLEIQALFYSALLCAREMLAPEDGSADLLRALNNRLVALSFHIREYYWIDSRKLNEIYRYKTEEYSYDAVNKFNIYPDQIPPWLVEWIPNKGGYLIGNLQPAHMDFRFFSLGNLWSVVSSLATLDQSHAILDLIEAKWVDLVADMPLKICYPALEALGPTTMQVLGQLCSGRLVLVVLIRQNLYVSSIEGKTCS; the protein is encoded by the exons ATGGGCACTTCTGAAGCAGTTCTGCAGGTTCTGTCTGGGGCTGGACCTCGAGTTTTTGGTAGTGATCCATGTTTTAGCCCATCGGATTCAACATGTTCTCTTAATCTTCATTTAAAATGTTCGAGGAGAAGAGCCTCAAGGTGCTTTGAATTTCTCAAGTGTTCAAGTATGCTACAGTATGGAGATCGAAGGTTAAGCAGTGGATTTTTTGGAAATACAAAAGTTGACCCCTCTTGGCTTCAGAATTGCAAATGCCAAAAAGCTGAGAGTGTAAGTGGGGTAACCACTGAAGATGGAAATGGTACATGGTTTGTGGATAACGCAAAAATGTTAGATCCTATAGACACTATGGTGAATGCATCAAATGTTCTGGAGTTTCAGGATCTTCAACAGTTGAAAAGGGAAAATGAGGGTTTGACATCTAATGGCACAAATGGAGCAGTCAGAGATACCTTTGACAATATTAGTGTTGACTCCATTGAGGATGAAGCATGGGAATTACTCCGAGAGTCGATGGTTTATTATTGTGGTAGTCCTATTGGAACAATTGCTGCGAAAGACCCAACTAGTTCCAGTACATTGAATTATGATCACGTTTTCATTCGAGATTTCATACCTTCTGGTATAGCTTTCTTATTGAAGGGGGAGTATGATATTGTTCGGAACTTCATCCTTCATACACTTCAGTTGCAG AGCTGGGAGAAAACAATGGATTGTCACAGCCCTGGTCAAGGATTAATGCCTGCTAGCTTCAAGGTGCGCACAGTTCCCCTGGATGGTGATGATTCTGCCACAGAAGAGGTACTGGATCCTGACTTTGGAGAGGCAGCAATTGGCCGTGTTGCACCAGTTGATTCTG GATTATGGTGGATTATTTTATTACGTGCCTATGGAAAATGCTCTGGGGACCTTTCTGTTCAGGAGAGAGTTGATGTGCAAACAGGAATTAAAATGATTCTAAGGCTATGTCTTGCTGATGGTTTTGATATGTTTCCTACATTATTAGTGACAGATGGTTCCTGCATGATAGATCGCCGAATGGGAATTCATGGCCACCCTTTAGAAATACAG GCACTGTTTTATTCAGCATTACTTTGTGCACGTGAAATGCTTGCTCCAGAGGATGGATCGGCTGATCTTCTACGGGCACTGAACAATCGTCTGGTAGCTCTGTCATTCCACATCAGAGAGTATTATTGGATTGATTCGAGAAAGCTAAATGAGATTTACCGTTATAAGACTGAGGAGTACTCATATGATGCAGTTAATAAGTTCAATATATACCCCGATCAGATTCCGCCTTGGCTGGTGGAATGGATACCCAATAAAGGTGGCTATCTAATCGGAAATTTGCAACCAGCTCACATGGATTTTCGATTTTTTTCTCTAGGAAACTTGTGGTCTGTTGTAAGTAGTCTTGCAACTTTGGATCAGTCACATGCCATATTGGATCTCATTGAAGCCAAATGGGTTGACTTGGTGGCAGATATGCCATTAAAGATATGTTATCCTGCTCTTGAAG CGCTTGGTCCTACCACAATGCAGGTTCTTGGCCAACTCTGCTCTGGCAGGTTAGTTCTGGTGGTATTAATTAGGCAAAATTTGTATGTTTCAAGCATAGAAGGCAAAACGTGTTCATAA